One Nitrososphaerota archaeon DNA segment encodes these proteins:
- a CDS encoding dihydroorotate dehydrogenase electron transfer subunit, translated as AEAKTIPVQASLERYMKCGFGLCGSCAIGPYLVCTDGPIFNSKQLREVSKEFGVMRRDSSGRSVPI; from the coding sequence TGCCGAGGCAAAAACTATTCCAGTGCAGGCAAGCCTAGAACGATACATGAAGTGCGGCTTCGGCCTCTGCGGAAGCTGTGCAATAGGCCCATACCTAGTCTGCACCGACGGCCCAATCTTCAACTCAAAACAACTCAGAGAGGTCTCAAAGGAGTTCGGAGTCATGAGGCGAGACTCATCAGGAAGATCAGTGCCTATCTAA
- a CDS encoding 30S ribosomal protein S30e translates to MTKAGKVRGQTPKLEAREHHSPIPKIRNRKTYVKRYALKRKPGQNWGDTRSRR, encoded by the coding sequence CTGACAAAAGCCGGTAAGGTTAGAGGCCAAACTCCGAAGCTAGAAGCGAGAGAGCATCATTCACCGATACCGAAGATCCGAAACCGAAAGACATACGTTAAACGGTACGCCCTGAAACGTAAGCCAGGTCAAAACTGGGGCGACACTAGAAGCCGTCGCTAA